Proteins encoded by one window of Myripristis murdjan chromosome 1, fMyrMur1.1, whole genome shotgun sequence:
- the LOC115376319 gene encoding uncharacterized protein LOC115376319 isoform X2, with translation MELKILVILIVMSSSAAQEVKNLTSTEGGSITLPDPILKLGFLLYGGSNVALVINSEISVVDERFRNRVFWDKNTGLFTIRGLQRNDSGIYSVDSKTKGVLTSYRLTVYESVPEPGVNRSSVSAESCTLLCFVKKSEATTLSWYRGEEILNQSRTAASLPLTVHKHNFSSSYRCEAANPAENKSFPVNFTTSCSENIINHSRSGFDWSLPLVVGIVASVLCFVIFIILTARYCMTKRRKTDRHSEGRFSQQRRGSSLC, from the exons TAATGAGCTCATCTGCTGCCCAGGAAGTAAAGAACCTGACCAGCACTGAAGGAGGATCCATCACATTACCAGACCCTATACTGAAGTTGGGATTTCTTTTATATGGAGGATCCAATGTAGCTTTGGTAATCAACAGTGAAATCAGTGTAGTGGATGAAAGATTTAGGAACAGAGTTTTCTGGGACAAAAACACTGGACTGTTTACAATCAGAGGACTGCAGAGAAACGATTCAGGAATTTATTCAGTTGATTCTAAAACAAAGGGTGTTTTAACATCATATCGGCTCACAGTGTACG AGTCTGTCCCAGAGCCTGGAGTGAACAGGTCCAGTGTGAGTGCTGAGAGCTGCaccttgctgtgttttgtgaagAAGAGCGAGGCGACGACACTGTCCTggtacagaggagaggagatactGAACCAGAGCCGCACcgctgcctctctgcctctcactgtACACAAGCACAATTTCAGCTCATCTTATAGATGTGAGGCTGCCAACCCTGCTGAGAATAAATCATTTCCAGTCAACTTCACAACATCCTGCAGTGAAAATATCATTAATCACAGCAGAA GTGGTTTTGACTGGTCCTTGCCACTAGTCGTGGGGATTGTGGCTTCAGTTCTttgctttgtcattttcattatcTTGACGGCGAGATACTGTAtgacaaagaggagaaaaacagacagacattcGGAAGGCAG GTTCAGTCAACAGAGAAGAGGAAGTTCTCTATGCTGA
- the LOC115376319 gene encoding uncharacterized protein LOC115376319 isoform X1, with translation MELKILVILIVMSSSAAQEVKNLTSTEGGSITLPDPILKLGFLLYGGSNVALVINSEISVVDERFRNRVFWDKNTGLFTIRGLQRNDSGIYSVDSKTKGVLTSYRLTVYESVPEPGVNRSSVSAESCTLLCFVKKSEATTLSWYRGEEILNQSRTAASLPLTVHKHNFSSSYRCEAANPAENKSFPVNFTTSCSENIINHSRSGFDWSLPLVVGIVASVLCFVIFIILTARYCMTKRRKTDRHSEGSVNREEEVLYADVTIIDYRARQGNTPDSTPVTDRANLTTVYDKLEVHRMAQTNADIVQSMTT, from the exons TAATGAGCTCATCTGCTGCCCAGGAAGTAAAGAACCTGACCAGCACTGAAGGAGGATCCATCACATTACCAGACCCTATACTGAAGTTGGGATTTCTTTTATATGGAGGATCCAATGTAGCTTTGGTAATCAACAGTGAAATCAGTGTAGTGGATGAAAGATTTAGGAACAGAGTTTTCTGGGACAAAAACACTGGACTGTTTACAATCAGAGGACTGCAGAGAAACGATTCAGGAATTTATTCAGTTGATTCTAAAACAAAGGGTGTTTTAACATCATATCGGCTCACAGTGTACG AGTCTGTCCCAGAGCCTGGAGTGAACAGGTCCAGTGTGAGTGCTGAGAGCTGCaccttgctgtgttttgtgaagAAGAGCGAGGCGACGACACTGTCCTggtacagaggagaggagatactGAACCAGAGCCGCACcgctgcctctctgcctctcactgtACACAAGCACAATTTCAGCTCATCTTATAGATGTGAGGCTGCCAACCCTGCTGAGAATAAATCATTTCCAGTCAACTTCACAACATCCTGCAGTGAAAATATCATTAATCACAGCAGAA GTGGTTTTGACTGGTCCTTGCCACTAGTCGTGGGGATTGTGGCTTCAGTTCTttgctttgtcattttcattatcTTGACGGCGAGATACTGTAtgacaaagaggagaaaaacagacagacattcGGAAG GTTCAGTCAACAGAGAAGAGGAAGTTCTCTATGCTGATGTAACTATTATTGATTACAGGGCCAGACAG GGAAATACACCAGACTCCACTCCAGTTACAGACCGTGCTAATCTAACAACAGTCTATGACAAACTGGAAGTTCATCGCATGGCGCAGACTAATGCAGACATTGTGCAGAGCATGACGACATAA
- the LOC115376216 gene encoding uncharacterized protein LOC115376216, protein MLLVSDCQPENGCYGFHLFGNIEELLPVLRRRKRRLAYYLVGNLNTETYPASANLPAYVTEYYRLSNNPDSVTTLYDNLDRIIISLRVGTRVVETVYVTEHDMFVSGRFSPDNTHEVSPALIRALQSPELDLSTFLTHMGYYQGMQVARVEDIGQIHNQELSAQQILDLLQSYSGYSAIGQQIYVNTTSSSYGQDVQYDFNLTSAYNQYIPDYGVVWYDYRRSRAVTGARASVHGFGLSAWEWSDPGSDDWTNKWKECGILAAKVILCMGAVYLAAKGLSWLRSCWSVDSHGKSFRTMSRIRPPLQTHIMLDYVY, encoded by the exons ATGTTG CTGGTGTCAGATTGCCAACCAGAGAATGGTTGCTACGGTTTCCACCTGTTTGGGAACATTGAGGAGCTTCTGCCGGTGCTGAGGAGGCGAAAGAGACGG tTGGCGTACTATTTAGTTGGCAACCTGAACACAGAAACCTACCCGGCTTCAGCAAACCTCCCGGCATATGTGACAGAATATTACAGACTCAGTAACAACCCAGACTCAGTAACAACCCTTTACGATAACCTGGACCGCATCATAATCAGTTTACGGGTGGGAACCAGGGTGGTGGAGACGGTGTACGTCACTGAACACGACATGTTTGTGTCCGGCAGGTTCAGTCCTGACAATACCCATGAAGTCAGTCCTGCCCTGATCAGAGCCCTGCAGAGCCCGGAGCTCGACCTCTCCACCTTTCTCACCCACATGGGTTACTATCAAGGGATGCAGGTGGCTCGTGTCGAAGATATAGGACAGATACACAACCAAGAACTTTCAGCTCAGCAAATCTTGGACTTACTGCAAAGCTACAGTGGATACTCAGCCATAGGACAGCAAATATATGTCAACACAACATCCTCCAGCTATGGCCAAGATGTTCAATATGATTTTAACTTAACTTCTGCCTACAATCAATATATACCCGACTATGGTGTAGTGTGGTATGACTACAGGAGATCGAGAGCTGTCACGGGAGCGAGAGCTTCAGTGCACGGCTTTGGTTTGTCTGCGTGGGAGTGGTCTGATCCAG GGTCTGACGACTGGACAAACAAATGGAAGGAATGTGGCATCCTTGCTGCCAAAGTCATCCTCTGCATGGGAGCCGTCTACCTGGCAGCCAAAGGTCTCAGCTGGCTGAGGAGTTGTTGGAGCGTGGACAGTCATGGAAAGAGTTTCAGGACGATGAGTCGGATTAGGCCGCCTCTCCAAACACATATAATGCTGGATTATGTCTACTAG